From Micromonospora rhizosphaerae, the proteins below share one genomic window:
- a CDS encoding ABC transporter substrate-binding protein, giving the protein MSSTPPIRLLASAVILVVTGFGLVACGKDESKSDSSQITVWSLEDVADRVTATKAIIADYTAKTGVKVNLVTVNEDQFPSLIASSAAAGELPDVVGSLSLAGVQTLAGNDLLHPDANKEVVDKLGRDTFSPRALELTSDGEKQLSVPSDGWGQLLVYRKDLFDAAGLPAPDTYEKIAAAAAKLNTGGVAGITAATAPGDVFTQQTFEHLALANNCQLTDDSGAVKLDSPECVEAFRFYGDLMRNHSVKGAQDVDTTRATYFAGKAAMLIWSPFILDELAGLRNDAKPTCPQCQKDPAFLAKNSGFVTAIKGPNGTEPAQYGEISSWAVLDGAADSAKSFVEYMLSDGYPRWFGMSPEGRFPVRKGTSDDKEKFLTAWNTSQAGVDAKKPLSEVYGEDVLAVLRQSPDTFQRWGLPQGQGKLVGAILGELPVPKALADVVAGKSDAAAAAARAKKDVDAIKAGVN; this is encoded by the coding sequence ATGTCGTCAACGCCTCCGATTAGGCTGCTCGCCTCAGCCGTCATCCTGGTCGTAACCGGATTCGGGCTGGTGGCCTGCGGCAAGGACGAGTCGAAAAGTGACAGTTCACAGATAACGGTGTGGAGCCTGGAGGACGTCGCCGACCGGGTGACCGCCACCAAGGCGATCATCGCCGACTACACCGCCAAGACCGGCGTCAAGGTCAACCTGGTCACCGTCAACGAGGACCAGTTCCCCTCCCTCATCGCCTCCAGCGCCGCCGCCGGCGAGCTGCCCGACGTGGTCGGCTCGCTCTCGCTGGCCGGCGTCCAGACCCTCGCCGGCAACGATCTGCTGCACCCGGACGCCAACAAGGAGGTCGTCGACAAGCTCGGGCGGGACACCTTCTCGCCACGTGCGCTGGAGCTGACCTCCGACGGAGAAAAGCAGCTCTCCGTCCCCAGTGACGGGTGGGGGCAGCTGCTGGTCTACCGCAAGGACCTGTTCGACGCCGCCGGCCTGCCGGCGCCCGACACGTACGAGAAGATCGCCGCCGCGGCGGCCAAGCTGAACACCGGCGGCGTCGCCGGCATCACCGCGGCCACCGCCCCGGGCGACGTCTTCACCCAGCAGACCTTCGAGCACCTGGCCCTTGCCAACAACTGCCAGCTCACCGACGATTCGGGCGCCGTGAAACTGGACTCGCCCGAATGCGTTGAGGCATTCCGCTTCTACGGCGACCTGATGCGCAACCACTCCGTCAAGGGCGCGCAGGACGTGGACACCACCCGGGCCACCTACTTCGCCGGCAAGGCGGCCATGCTGATCTGGTCGCCGTTCATCCTCGACGAGCTGGCGGGGCTGCGCAACGACGCCAAGCCGACCTGCCCGCAGTGCCAGAAGGACCCGGCGTTCCTGGCGAAGAACAGCGGCTTCGTCACCGCGATCAAGGGCCCCAACGGCACCGAGCCGGCCCAGTACGGCGAGATCAGCTCCTGGGCGGTGCTCGACGGCGCCGCCGACTCCGCGAAGTCCTTCGTGGAGTACATGCTCTCCGATGGCTACCCGCGCTGGTTCGGCATGTCCCCCGAGGGGCGCTTCCCGGTCCGCAAGGGCACCAGCGACGACAAGGAGAAGTTCCTCACCGCCTGGAACACCAGCCAGGCCGGGGTGGATGCCAAGAAGCCGCTGTCGGAGGTGTACGGCGAGGACGTGCTGGCCGTGCTGCGGCAGAGCCCGGACACGTTCCAGCGCTGGGGGCTGCCGCAGGGGCAGGGCAAGCTGGTCGGCGCGATCCTTGGCGAGCTGCCCGTGCCCAAGGCGCTCGCCGACGTGGTGGCCGGGAAGTCCGACGCCGCCGCGGCCGCCGCGCGGGCGAAGAAGGACGTCGACGCGATCAAAGCGGGCGTGAATTGA
- the eccB gene encoding type VII secretion protein EccB, giving the protein MPSRQDQLHSYQFTVQRAVAALVMRETDPVQSPFRRLAGAGLASMLVAVIGLGGFALYGLFAGGGSSWRDSTAVIVEKESGARFVYREQKLHPVLNYASALLIIGADRSKTVLVSRRSIEGVPRGLPLGIADAPDSLPAPGRLSTAPWTVCSVAATEAVRTEPRSALLIGPGATGGRPLGEQGVLLRHPDGSLHLLWHNRRYLLRDPDRVLAALAATRERAVPVAPALLNTVPAGADLAPPPVRDLGDRSARVAGAAIGDVYLVRNSGGARQYAVAERDGLAGVTELQASLLLARTGQGEPEPITLGRFAAVPKLPDLVPTGPTAPPASPPRLATVDGGAVCARVGDDTGVRDVRLGATPPDLTAAPGTVPPADQGGMLADQVVVEPGRGAVVESAAAPGAFGGAVSVVTDLGRRYVLAGREVLGMLGYSDVRPVRLPAGLVSLVPAGSPLDPAAARAVAAPA; this is encoded by the coding sequence ATGCCATCGCGGCAGGACCAGCTCCACTCGTACCAGTTCACGGTCCAGCGGGCGGTGGCCGCGCTGGTCATGCGGGAGACCGACCCGGTGCAGTCGCCGTTCCGGCGGCTGGCCGGCGCGGGCCTGGCCAGCATGCTGGTCGCGGTCATCGGGCTCGGCGGGTTCGCCCTCTACGGCCTCTTCGCGGGTGGCGGCAGTTCCTGGCGGGACTCGACCGCGGTGATCGTGGAGAAGGAATCCGGCGCCCGCTTCGTCTACCGCGAGCAGAAGCTGCACCCGGTGCTCAACTACGCCTCGGCCCTGCTGATCATCGGGGCGGACCGGTCGAAGACGGTGCTGGTCTCCCGGCGCTCGATCGAGGGCGTGCCGCGCGGGCTGCCGCTCGGCATCGCCGACGCGCCGGACTCGCTGCCGGCGCCGGGCCGGCTCTCCACCGCGCCGTGGACGGTCTGCTCGGTCGCCGCGACCGAGGCGGTACGCACCGAGCCCCGCTCCGCGCTGCTGATCGGCCCGGGCGCCACGGGCGGCCGGCCCCTCGGCGAGCAGGGGGTCCTGCTGCGGCACCCGGACGGCAGCCTGCACCTGCTCTGGCACAACCGGCGGTACCTGCTCCGCGACCCCGACCGGGTGCTGGCGGCGCTGGCCGCGACCCGGGAACGGGCCGTGCCGGTGGCGCCGGCGCTGCTCAACACGGTGCCGGCCGGCGCCGACCTGGCCCCGCCCCCGGTACGCGACCTCGGCGACCGCTCCGCCCGGGTCGCCGGCGCCGCCATCGGCGACGTCTACCTGGTGCGGAACTCCGGCGGCGCCCGCCAGTACGCGGTGGCCGAGCGGGACGGCCTGGCCGGCGTCACCGAGCTCCAGGCCAGCCTGCTGCTCGCCCGCACCGGCCAGGGCGAGCCGGAACCGATCACGCTCGGCCGGTTCGCCGCCGTGCCCAAGCTGCCCGACCTGGTCCCCACCGGGCCGACCGCCCCGCCGGCCAGCCCGCCCCGGCTGGCGACCGTGGACGGCGGCGCGGTCTGCGCCCGGGTCGGCGACGACACCGGGGTACGCGATGTGCGGCTGGGCGCCACCCCGCCCGACCTCACCGCCGCGCCGGGGACCGTCCCACCGGCCGATCAGGGCGGCATGCTCGCCGACCAGGTGGTGGTCGAGCCCGGGCGCGGCGCGGTGGTCGAGTCCGCCGCCGCGCCGGGCGCCTTCGGCGGTGCGGTCTCGGTCGTCACCGACCTGGGCCGGCGGTACGTGCTCGCCGGCCGCGAGGTGCTCGGCATGCTCGGCTACTCCGACGTCCGCCCGGTGCGGCTGCCCGCCGGCCTGGTCAGCCTGGTCCCGGCCGGTAGCCCGCTCGACCCCGCCGCCGCCCGGGCCGTCGCGGCCCCGGCCTGA
- a CDS encoding zinc-dependent alcohol dehydrogenase has protein sequence MANWVVSLAGPRRITLEPCPTDFLGPGQVRVRTCYSGISAGTELTLYRGSNPRFSKDWDDATRMFVPRQAVAAPYPVVGFGYEEVGEVVEVAPDVRDRHPGQVVWGIWGHRAEAVLAAGAVNPLTPGLDPLVAVFARPGAIALTAVLAGDLHLGDWVGVFGQGVIGLLATRLATLSGARVVAVDQIPARLDVAMRLGARRVVDAVVDSAAAVLREATDGRGADVCLELSGAYPALHEAIRATTHAGRVVAAGFYQGYAHGLGLGEEFHHNRIQLVAAQVSGLTPVPGLAGRWTGARVAHTFMDLVAEGSVDPLPLVSHVVDAGAVADALALLDRGDGDVLQVVLRF, from the coding sequence ATGGCCAACTGGGTTGTCTCGCTCGCGGGTCCACGACGGATCACCCTCGAGCCCTGCCCCACGGATTTCCTCGGTCCGGGCCAGGTCCGGGTCCGTACCTGTTACTCCGGCATCTCGGCCGGCACCGAGCTCACCCTTTATCGCGGCAGCAATCCCCGGTTCAGCAAGGACTGGGACGACGCCACCCGGATGTTCGTGCCGCGCCAGGCCGTCGCCGCTCCCTATCCTGTGGTCGGCTTCGGCTACGAGGAAGTGGGCGAGGTCGTCGAGGTCGCTCCGGACGTCAGGGACCGGCACCCCGGCCAGGTGGTCTGGGGCATCTGGGGGCACCGGGCCGAGGCCGTCCTCGCGGCCGGCGCGGTCAACCCGCTCACCCCCGGGCTGGACCCGCTCGTCGCCGTCTTCGCCCGCCCCGGCGCTATCGCGCTGACCGCGGTCCTCGCCGGTGACCTGCACCTCGGCGACTGGGTGGGGGTCTTCGGGCAGGGCGTGATCGGGCTGCTCGCCACCCGGCTGGCCACCCTCTCCGGCGCCCGGGTGGTGGCGGTCGACCAGATCCCCGCGCGGCTCGACGTCGCCATGCGCCTCGGTGCCCGGCGGGTCGTCGACGCCGTCGTCGACTCCGCCGCCGCCGTGCTCCGCGAGGCCACGGACGGTCGCGGCGCGGACGTCTGCCTGGAGCTCTCCGGGGCGTACCCGGCGCTGCACGAGGCCATCCGCGCCACCACCCACGCCGGCCGCGTCGTGGCCGCCGGCTTCTACCAGGGGTACGCACACGGGCTGGGACTCGGCGAGGAGTTCCACCACAACCGCATCCAACTGGTGGCGGCCCAGGTCTCCGGGCTGACCCCCGTACCCGGCCTGGCCGGCCGGTGGACCGGCGCCCGCGTCGCCCACACCTTCATGGACCTGGTGGCCGAGGGCAGCGTCGACCCGCTGCCGCTGGTGAGCCACGTCGTCGACGCGGGCGCGGTGGCCGACGCGCTGGCGTTGCTCGACCGAGGTGACGGTGACGTCCTCCAAGTCGTGCTGAGGTTCTGA
- a CDS encoding class I SAM-dependent methyltransferase yields MSKPTRWVTDTQPGHSQWYIDRFRRLAAEGADLAGEARLLDAMVPRGARILDAGCGTGRVGAELAARGHAVVGVDADPVLVEAARADHPGPRWLVADLAELDLAAQGEAEPFDAAVVAGNVMAFVAPGTERAVLTRIAGHLRPDGVVVVGFGTDRGYPLTDFDADAVAAGLRREHRFATWDLRPWREDADFAVTVLRRPAD; encoded by the coding sequence ATGAGCAAGCCGACCCGCTGGGTGACCGACACCCAACCAGGGCACTCGCAGTGGTACATCGACCGGTTCCGCCGGCTGGCCGCCGAGGGGGCGGACCTGGCCGGCGAGGCGCGGCTGCTGGACGCGATGGTGCCGCGAGGCGCCCGGATCCTGGACGCCGGCTGCGGCACCGGCCGGGTGGGTGCGGAACTGGCCGCCCGGGGTCACGCCGTGGTCGGGGTGGACGCCGACCCGGTCCTGGTGGAGGCCGCCCGGGCCGACCACCCCGGGCCGCGCTGGCTGGTCGCGGACCTCGCCGAACTGGACCTCGCGGCCCAAGGTGAGGCGGAGCCCTTCGACGCGGCGGTGGTCGCCGGCAACGTGATGGCGTTCGTCGCCCCCGGCACCGAGCGGGCGGTGCTGACCCGGATCGCCGGACACCTGCGCCCGGACGGCGTGGTGGTGGTCGGCTTCGGCACCGACCGGGGCTATCCGCTCACCGACTTCGACGCCGACGCGGTCGCCGCCGGGCTGCGGCGGGAGCACCGCTTCGCCACCTGGGACCTGCGCCCGTGGCGGGAGGACGCCGACTTCGCGGTCACCGTGCTGCGCCGCCCGGCAGACTGA
- a CDS encoding MGH1-like glycoside hydrolase domain-containing protein, translating to MTARPAGLRAGPPSLAELRRLAIATLDGNWEHGHTVPSRTLYPHQWSWDSAFIAVGLAHVRPDRAWQELRTLFAAQWADGRVPHIVFNPALRVGSYFPGPEFWDCVRADGAPTAATSGLIQPPVHAPAAWLVHRRAPSEASVRALRWLYPRLVAQQRYLTGRRDVGGAGLACIVHPWESGLDNSPAWDAPMAGLPADAAVMRAYRRHDTAHADAAHRPTDLDYARYLAIVASYRQRRYSDDGLAGRHPFLVECPLVNAALGAAEHALARIAALIGADPGPHRDRAVRITEALVDRLYDPVTGTFHPRDLRSGRLIPARTVLGLMPLILPDLPTRQVEAVLTEARSPRFGLSPRMNRPLPSHDRTAPDFEPLRYWRGPSWMNTNWLLWRGLLTHHRPALAAGLRESMLELVARSGCHEYFHPDTGAGLGSPAFSWTASLLLDALAEG from the coding sequence ATGACCGCCCGCCCGGCCGGCCTGCGTGCCGGTCCGCCGAGCCTCGCCGAGCTGCGCCGGCTGGCGATCGCCACCCTCGACGGCAACTGGGAGCACGGCCACACCGTGCCGTCCCGCACGCTCTACCCGCACCAGTGGAGCTGGGACTCGGCGTTCATCGCCGTCGGGCTGGCCCACGTCCGCCCCGACCGGGCCTGGCAGGAGCTGCGTACCCTGTTCGCCGCCCAGTGGGCCGACGGGCGCGTGCCGCACATCGTGTTCAACCCGGCGCTGCGGGTCGGGTCGTACTTCCCGGGGCCGGAGTTCTGGGACTGCGTCCGCGCCGACGGCGCGCCGACCGCGGCCACCTCCGGCCTGATCCAGCCGCCGGTGCACGCCCCGGCCGCCTGGCTGGTGCACCGCCGCGCGCCCTCCGAGGCGTCGGTGCGCGCGCTGCGCTGGCTCTATCCGCGGCTGGTCGCCCAGCAGCGGTACCTGACCGGCCGGCGGGACGTGGGCGGCGCAGGGCTGGCCTGCATCGTGCACCCGTGGGAGTCCGGGTTGGACAACAGCCCGGCCTGGGACGCTCCGATGGCCGGGTTGCCCGCCGACGCCGCCGTGATGCGGGCGTACCGCCGGCACGACACCGCGCACGCCGACGCCGCGCACCGCCCCACGGACCTGGACTACGCGCGCTACCTCGCGATCGTGGCCTCCTACCGGCAGCGGCGCTACTCCGACGACGGGCTGGCCGGTCGGCACCCCTTCCTGGTGGAGTGTCCGCTGGTCAACGCGGCGCTCGGCGCAGCCGAGCACGCGCTGGCCCGGATCGCGGCGCTGATCGGCGCCGACCCGGGGCCGCACCGGGACCGGGCGGTCCGGATCACCGAGGCCCTGGTCGACCGGCTGTACGACCCGGTCACCGGCACCTTCCACCCGCGCGACCTGCGCAGCGGCCGGCTGATCCCGGCGCGGACGGTGCTCGGACTGATGCCGCTGATCCTGCCGGACCTGCCCACTCGACAGGTCGAGGCGGTGCTGACCGAGGCGCGCTCGCCGCGGTTCGGCCTGTCGCCTCGGATGAACCGTCCGCTGCCCAGTCACGACCGGACCGCGCCGGACTTCGAGCCGCTGCGCTACTGGCGCGGCCCGAGCTGGATGAACACCAACTGGCTGCTCTGGCGGGGCCTGCTCACCCACCACCGCCCCGCCCTGGCCGCCGGACTGCGGGAGTCGATGCTGGAGCTGGTCGCCCGGAGCGGCTGCCACGAGTACTTCCACCCGGACACCGGGGCGGGGCTGGGCTCGCCGGCGTTCAGCTGGACCGCGTCCCTGCTGCTCGACGCCCTCGCCGAGGGGTGA
- a CDS encoding MBL fold metallo-hydrolase, which produces MAVEVPVVATSSLGDRSYLASDGQVAIVVDPQRDIDRVMCLAGERGVRITHVVETHLHNDYVSGGLELARITGAHYLMAAADEVGFARMPVSDGDEVPVSAAMRLRAVATPGHTFHHLSYVLDGATDGVWHPAGVFTGGSLLFGTTGRTDLLGAEHARQLAHHQHASAKRLADLLPDGTQVWPTHGFGSFCAAGQADVSDSTIGRERQANPVLRLAADEFVTETLAGLDAYPAYYAHVDVINAAGPAPVDLTPVTRADAAQLRQRIADGEWVVDLRQRTAYGAAHLAGTVSLGLDGPMSTWLGWLIDWGAPITLLAETPEQVADAQRELARIGIDRPAAQATGGPAQWAAEPGQLREMRFTDFPALAAARAGHTPAGVPGPDVVLDVRMTSEWRSGHIEGAVHIPLYDLPERLAEVPAGAVWVHCSSGYRSTAAASLLANTGREVVVINDKFDRAEAVGVAMAENT; this is translated from the coding sequence ATGGCAGTCGAGGTGCCCGTCGTCGCGACGTCCTCGCTCGGCGACCGCAGCTACCTCGCCTCCGACGGGCAGGTGGCGATCGTGGTCGACCCGCAGCGGGACATCGACCGGGTCATGTGCCTCGCCGGCGAGCGGGGCGTGCGGATCACCCACGTGGTGGAGACGCACCTGCACAACGACTACGTCTCGGGCGGGCTCGAACTGGCCCGGATCACCGGCGCCCACTACCTGATGGCCGCTGCCGACGAGGTCGGGTTCGCCCGGATGCCGGTCTCCGACGGCGACGAGGTGCCGGTCTCGGCCGCCATGCGCCTCCGGGCGGTCGCCACGCCGGGTCACACCTTCCACCACCTGTCGTACGTCCTCGACGGGGCCACCGACGGGGTCTGGCATCCGGCGGGTGTCTTCACCGGCGGGTCGCTGCTGTTCGGCACGACCGGGCGCACGGACCTGCTCGGCGCGGAGCACGCCCGCCAGCTTGCCCACCACCAGCACGCCTCGGCGAAGCGGCTGGCCGACCTGCTGCCCGACGGGACGCAGGTGTGGCCGACGCACGGTTTCGGCAGCTTCTGCGCGGCCGGCCAGGCCGACGTCTCCGACTCGACCATCGGGCGGGAGAGGCAGGCGAACCCGGTGCTGCGGCTCGCCGCGGACGAGTTCGTGACCGAGACCCTGGCCGGTCTGGACGCCTACCCGGCGTACTACGCCCACGTCGACGTCATCAACGCCGCCGGGCCCGCACCGGTGGACCTCACCCCGGTGACCCGGGCGGACGCCGCACAGCTGCGCCAGCGGATCGCCGACGGTGAGTGGGTCGTGGACCTGCGGCAGCGCACGGCGTACGGCGCCGCGCATCTGGCCGGCACCGTCAGCCTCGGCCTCGACGGCCCGATGTCGACCTGGCTCGGCTGGCTGATCGACTGGGGCGCGCCGATCACGCTGCTCGCCGAGACGCCGGAGCAGGTCGCCGACGCCCAGCGGGAGCTGGCCCGGATCGGCATCGACCGACCGGCCGCGCAGGCCACCGGCGGCCCCGCGCAGTGGGCGGCCGAGCCCGGCCAGCTCCGCGAGATGCGATTCACGGACTTCCCGGCGCTGGCTGCGGCCCGCGCGGGCCACACGCCTGCCGGCGTGCCCGGTCCGGACGTGGTCCTCGACGTGCGGATGACCAGCGAGTGGCGCTCCGGCCACATCGAGGGCGCCGTCCACATCCCGCTGTACGACCTGCCCGAGCGGCTCGCCGAGGTGCCGGCGGGGGCCGTCTGGGTGCACTGCAGCTCCGGTTACCGTTCCACCGCGGCGGCGTCGCTGCTGGCGAACACCGGCCGCGAGGTGGTCGTGATCAACGACAAGTTCGACCGGGCCGAGGCGGTCGGCGTCGCCATGGCCGAGAACACCTGA
- a CDS encoding sugar phosphate isomerase/epimerase family protein — protein MTIPLACQEQLLPGADLPQKFALALALGYHGVELRGRGDLEFARRLPELRRARNAGVVMPTVCVEMDHFIGDFDPGRSRDAVANLRSQLSVIAEIGGIGAMTPAAWGMFSRRLPPFEPPRSPAGDRQVLLDALGELGEHARAEGVSLFLEPLNRYEDHMVNRLDDAVALCAAVGLPSVRVVADTFHMNIEEDDVHAALRAAAPYLGHVQVSDSNRYQPGAGHLNWPALLRTLHDLDYRGWLALECRLRGDRVRALQQAATVLRHAQPRQVAA, from the coding sequence ATGACCATCCCACTCGCCTGCCAGGAGCAGCTGCTCCCCGGCGCTGACCTGCCCCAGAAGTTCGCCCTCGCCCTCGCCCTCGGCTACCACGGCGTCGAGCTGCGCGGCCGTGGCGACCTCGAGTTCGCCCGGCGGCTACCCGAGCTGCGCCGGGCCCGCAACGCCGGCGTGGTGATGCCCACCGTCTGCGTCGAGATGGACCACTTCATCGGCGACTTCGACCCGGGCCGCTCCCGCGACGCGGTCGCAAACCTCCGCTCCCAGCTCTCGGTGATCGCCGAGATCGGCGGGATCGGCGCGATGACTCCCGCCGCCTGGGGGATGTTCTCCCGCCGGCTGCCGCCGTTCGAGCCGCCCCGCTCGCCGGCCGGCGACCGGCAGGTGCTCCTCGACGCGCTGGGCGAGCTGGGCGAGCACGCCCGCGCCGAGGGGGTCAGCCTCTTCCTGGAACCCCTCAACCGGTACGAGGACCACATGGTCAACCGGCTGGACGATGCGGTGGCGCTCTGCGCGGCGGTGGGACTGCCCTCGGTGCGGGTGGTCGCGGACACCTTCCACATGAACATCGAGGAGGACGACGTGCACGCGGCGCTCCGCGCCGCCGCGCCGTACCTCGGGCACGTGCAGGTCAGTGACTCCAACCGGTACCAGCCCGGGGCCGGGCACCTGAACTGGCCGGCGCTGCTGCGTACGCTGCACGACCTCGACTACCGGGGGTGGCTGGCCCTGGAGTGCCGGCTGCGCGGCGACAGGGTCCGCGCCCTGCAGCAGGCCGCCACGGTGCTGCGGCATGCCCAGCCTCGACAGGTAGCGGCATGA
- a CDS encoding carbohydrate ABC transporter permease gives MDRDRIETVSLRWLRRLVITAFLLVTVLPFWYMMVLSVRPIERLLLDPGSLIVPFGELTVATYAEVLKAAEDGGQGFLTFIRNSGLVALAATLLTLVVAIPGAYAVSRLRFFGRRQVNVLFLAVYLFPSIVIAIPLFVVFTRAGLRGSLFGLVLVYISQTLPVSVYMLKNYFETIPISLEESAAIDGAGRLGIIRRVSLPLAAPSIMAVALYDFMIAWNEFLFALLFLVDKPNRWTVSLGLSLLADGVEVPKTVLMAGSVILTLPIVILFFASERLLTEGLTSGAEKG, from the coding sequence ATGGACCGGGACCGGATCGAGACGGTGAGCCTGCGCTGGCTGCGCCGGCTGGTGATCACCGCCTTCCTGCTCGTCACCGTGCTGCCCTTCTGGTACATGATGGTGCTCTCCGTGCGCCCCATCGAGCGCCTGCTGCTCGACCCCGGGTCGCTGATCGTGCCGTTCGGCGAGCTGACCGTCGCGACGTACGCCGAGGTGCTCAAGGCCGCGGAGGACGGCGGCCAGGGGTTCCTCACCTTCATCCGCAACAGCGGCCTGGTCGCGCTGGCCGCCACGCTGCTCACCCTGGTGGTCGCCATTCCCGGCGCGTACGCGGTGTCCCGGCTGCGGTTCTTCGGCCGGCGACAGGTCAACGTGCTGTTCCTGGCCGTCTACCTCTTCCCGTCGATCGTCATCGCCATCCCGCTCTTCGTGGTCTTCACCCGGGCCGGGCTGCGCGGCTCGCTGTTCGGACTGGTGCTGGTATACATCTCGCAGACCCTGCCGGTTTCGGTCTACATGCTGAAGAACTACTTCGAGACCATCCCGATCAGCCTGGAGGAGTCCGCCGCGATCGACGGCGCGGGACGGCTCGGCATCATCCGGCGGGTCAGCCTGCCCCTCGCCGCGCCGTCCATCATGGCGGTGGCCCTCTACGACTTCATGATCGCCTGGAACGAGTTCCTCTTCGCCCTGCTCTTCCTGGTCGACAAGCCCAACCGGTGGACGGTGTCGCTGGGGCTGTCGCTGCTCGCCGACGGCGTCGAGGTGCCGAAGACCGTGCTGATGGCCGGGTCGGTGATCCTCACCCTGCCCATCGTGATTCTCTTCTTCGCCAGCGAGCGGCTGCTCACCGAGGGGCTGACCAGCGGCGCGGAGAAGGGCTGA
- a CDS encoding carbohydrate ABC transporter permease, whose protein sequence is MTTAAPEAGRSPVRERPGPGRRRPLTLRRRESRAGLALVAPTLLVVLAVIGIPIVWTVVLAFQRVRLATLRRTGLFGEFTLANFDRVLHTPGFAETLWTTVVYSIGGTVGSILIGLVAALVVRRPFRGRTMVRASMLLPYVAPVVAVAFVWQVMLDPQLGIVNDWGRRFLGWDSSIPFLSQDSTALWTVIAFEAWRYFPFAFLFLLARLQAVPGDLEEAARVDGATPTQRFRHILLPQLMPVIALLAVLRFIMTFNKFDDVYLLTGGSAGTEVVSVRVYQFLTARTDIGAAAAQAVVLAVVLIVFVAIYLRFFTGRREA, encoded by the coding sequence TTGACCACGGCCGCGCCGGAGGCCGGCCGCTCCCCCGTCCGGGAGCGGCCCGGCCCCGGACGTCGACGCCCGCTCACCCTGCGCCGCCGCGAGTCCCGCGCGGGGCTCGCGCTGGTCGCCCCGACCCTGCTCGTCGTGCTCGCGGTGATCGGCATCCCGATCGTCTGGACGGTGGTGCTGGCCTTCCAACGGGTACGCCTGGCCACCCTGCGCAGGACCGGGCTCTTCGGTGAGTTCACCCTGGCCAACTTCGACCGGGTGCTGCACACCCCCGGGTTCGCCGAAACGCTCTGGACCACGGTGGTCTACAGCATCGGCGGCACCGTCGGCTCGATCCTGATCGGGCTGGTCGCGGCGCTGGTGGTCCGCCGGCCGTTCCGGGGCCGCACCATGGTCCGGGCGTCGATGCTGCTGCCGTACGTGGCGCCGGTGGTCGCGGTGGCCTTCGTCTGGCAGGTGATGCTCGACCCGCAACTCGGCATCGTCAACGACTGGGGGCGGCGGTTCCTCGGCTGGGACTCGTCCATCCCCTTCCTCTCCCAGGACTCGACAGCGCTCTGGACCGTCATCGCCTTCGAGGCGTGGCGCTACTTCCCGTTCGCCTTCCTGTTCCTGCTCGCCCGGCTGCAGGCCGTACCAGGTGACCTGGAGGAGGCGGCCCGGGTCGACGGGGCCACCCCGACCCAGCGCTTTCGGCACATCCTGCTGCCGCAACTGATGCCGGTGATCGCCCTGCTGGCGGTGCTGCGGTTCATCATGACCTTCAACAAGTTCGATGACGTCTACCTGCTCACCGGCGGTTCGGCCGGCACCGAGGTGGTCAGCGTCCGGGTCTACCAGTTCCTCACCGCCCGTACGGACATCGGTGCGGCGGCGGCGCAGGCGGTCGTGCTGGCCGTGGTGCTGATCGTGTTCGTCGCGATCTACCTGCGCTTCTTCACCGGCCGACGGGAGGCGTGA